The following are encoded in a window of Fibrobacter sp. UWEL genomic DNA:
- a CDS encoding transposase: MENSENKYSFDPTILKALIEQGPDFLMDLFRLAMNEAMKLERENFLNAGAYERSKNRLDYANGFKPKTLNMRSGQVTFAIPQTRNSGFY; the protein is encoded by the coding sequence ATGGAAAACTCCGAAAACAAATATAGTTTCGACCCGACAATTTTGAAAGCCCTAATCGAGCAGGGACCCGACTTTCTGATGGATCTTTTCAGACTCGCCATGAACGAGGCCATGAAATTGGAACGGGAGAACTTCCTAAATGCAGGGGCTTACGAACGCTCCAAAAATCGTTTGGATTACGCGAACGGTTTCAAACCCAAGACTCTTAATATGCGGTCCGGGCAGGTCACATTTGCCATCCCGCAGACTCGGAACAGCGGCTTCTAC
- a CDS encoding cache domain-containing protein produces MPKNESTNQQSKYLWQYILTLLLTLTALIVIVYLTFNSFFKVTKENVVTIGENSVSESAANLNNFLLKSMDVLIVTSQIVDYMMENGTSSQELERLLVDENRRYIQFLDSSFTGVYGLFNGVYLDGSGWVPDSDYVPESRPWYKDAIAANGNVALVPPYFDAKERKIIISVSQMLSDKKSVVSFDIMLDIAQKMVNDVNVDGNIGSMMVFNHSGLVVAHPDTSEKGKNYLDEEFSGSEKQELLKKLYDSKSKSFEMNIGGQVCMGRCNFLSVKSIIHEKRPV; encoded by the coding sequence ATGCCGAAAAATGAATCCACAAATCAGCAGAGCAAGTATCTGTGGCAGTATATCCTGACCCTGCTACTGACATTGACTGCTCTCATAGTGATTGTTTATCTTACCTTCAACTCCTTCTTCAAGGTGACCAAGGAAAATGTGGTTACCATTGGCGAAAACTCCGTATCCGAGAGTGCTGCCAACTTGAATAACTTCCTGTTGAAGAGTATGGATGTTCTCATCGTTACGTCCCAGATTGTGGACTACATGATGGAAAACGGAACCTCTTCCCAGGAACTAGAACGCCTGCTGGTTGATGAAAACCGCCGTTACATCCAATTCCTGGACAGTAGCTTTACGGGCGTCTATGGCTTGTTCAACGGGGTCTACCTGGATGGCTCCGGCTGGGTTCCGGACTCGGACTATGTTCCCGAAAGTCGACCCTGGTATAAGGACGCCATTGCAGCCAACGGTAACGTGGCCCTGGTTCCTCCATACTTTGATGCCAAGGAACGCAAGATTATTATTTCCGTAAGTCAGATGCTTTCTGATAAGAAGAGCGTGGTGTCCTTTGATATCATGCTGGATATCGCCCAGAAGATGGTGAACGATGTCAATGTGGATGGCAATATTGGTTCCATGATGGTGTTTAACCATTCCGGCCTTGTGGTGGCCCACCCCGATACCTCAGAGAAGGGTAAGAACTACCTGGACGAAGAATTCAGCGGGTCCGAAAAGCAAGAGTTGTTGAAAAAACTCTATGATTCCAAGTCCAAGTCTTTTGAGATGAACATCGGCGGTCAGGTCTGCATGGGAAGATGTAATTTTCTTTCTGTAAAATCAATAATTCATGAAAAAAGGCCCGTTTAG
- a CDS encoding sigma-54-dependent Fis family transcriptional regulator produces the protein MKSESMLATEKMLDVVKILLDEDQPESLFTKILEVAKDVLHADAAVLDIGGDSPMHFSQPENVSISISAVRMAKSEKRAVVWNQLDDDSADLSKSIVQNQLTSIMVSPFRTKESEEGYLYLQRAARVEPFTEEDSSLFDNFVAVCEKVAFAVFDRLSDKESLDVLKNVVRKDNIVYSSKVMADLTALADKLAPLPLPVIIRGETGSGKEVVAKYIHKNSPRADKPFVAVNCGAIPEHLMESLLFGHAKGSFTGAIENRKGFFEEADGGTIFLDEIGELPMNMQVKLLRVLQEKHITRVGDNREIPVNVRVISATHVNLEDAVKEKKFREDLYFRIQVMPLYMPPLRERGQDVVLLAEEFIKRYGAEYGRGKYRMSRNAEKALLGYYWPGNVRELENKIQKALVQAVHGVIQPKDLGLDDMQTQAKESPRTLKEAREAVDRDVISRAMRDSNANMTLASSILGIDRKVLREIMERLGMKKEDFKS, from the coding sequence ATGAAATCGGAATCCATGCTCGCCACAGAAAAAATGTTGGACGTGGTCAAGATCCTTCTGGATGAAGACCAGCCGGAATCCCTTTTCACGAAAATCCTGGAAGTGGCCAAGGATGTTCTTCATGCGGATGCTGCCGTCCTGGATATTGGCGGCGATTCTCCCATGCATTTTAGCCAGCCCGAAAACGTTTCTATCTCCATCTCTGCAGTTCGTATGGCAAAGTCCGAAAAGCGCGCTGTGGTGTGGAATCAGCTGGATGATGATTCTGCCGACTTGTCCAAGTCTATCGTTCAAAATCAGCTGACCAGCATTATGGTTTCCCCCTTCCGTACGAAGGAATCCGAAGAGGGCTATCTCTACCTTCAGCGTGCCGCTCGAGTGGAACCCTTTACGGAAGAAGACAGCAGTCTGTTCGATAACTTTGTCGCTGTTTGCGAAAAGGTGGCTTTTGCCGTATTCGATCGCTTGAGCGACAAGGAATCTCTGGATGTGCTGAAAAATGTTGTTCGTAAGGACAATATCGTTTATTCCAGCAAGGTCATGGCGGACTTGACCGCCCTGGCTGACAAGCTTGCCCCTCTGCCTCTTCCCGTGATTATCCGCGGCGAGACGGGATCCGGCAAGGAAGTGGTGGCAAAGTATATTCATAAGAATAGCCCCCGCGCCGATAAACCCTTTGTGGCGGTGAACTGCGGTGCCATTCCCGAACACCTGATGGAGTCCCTGCTGTTTGGTCATGCCAAGGGTTCTTTTACAGGCGCTATTGAAAACCGCAAGGGCTTCTTCGAGGAAGCCGATGGCGGAACCATATTCCTGGACGAAATTGGTGAACTTCCCATGAACATGCAGGTGAAGCTCCTTCGTGTCCTTCAGGAAAAGCATATTACCCGCGTAGGTGACAACCGCGAGATTCCCGTGAATGTTCGCGTCATTAGTGCAACCCATGTAAATCTGGAAGACGCGGTCAAGGAAAAGAAGTTCCGTGAGGACTTGTACTTTAGAATTCAGGTCATGCCTCTGTACATGCCCCCTCTCCGTGAACGCGGTCAGGACGTGGTGCTCCTGGCAGAAGAATTCATCAAGCGTTATGGTGCAGAGTATGGACGTGGCAAGTATCGCATGAGCCGCAATGCGGAAAAGGCCCTGTTGGGCTATTACTGGCCGGGCAACGTCCGCGAGCTGGAAAACAAGATCCAGAAGGCTCTGGTCCAGGCGGTGCATGGCGTGATTCAGCCCAAGGACTTGGGACTGGACGACATGCAGACTCAGGCCAAGGAATCTCCACGCACCTTGAAGGAAGCTCGTGAGGCGGTGGATCGTGATGTGATTTCCAGAGCCATGAGGGACAGTAACGCCAACATGACGCTAGCTTCCTCTATTTTGGGAATCGACCGTAAGGTCCTCCGCGAAATTATGGAACGTCTGGGAATGAAGAAGGAAGATTTTAAGAGTTAG
- a CDS encoding phosphotransferase: protein MSSPERASLLSSARNCIRLHQGGEADVYLLCLDNGERLILKWYHQAFNTELVENVLRIKDDGICRIREVGIYENTPYQLYDFVEGVSSDCLTDMPVTVALYALRQVVSSLQKASKAGVSHGDLNPANVIFTANQKDGSQFQTVLIDWGIAGPGALAYAAPERFQGKAPDEKSDLFSLGMLLFRWITGENLVEASSFDGFAADNSTLDPAKISEKLFLSGKVSPEVISALDPIWTATLQNSPEDRAYDFDELDEILEIALDEIGGGEVALSGGINKYLGILVPMIGKVGQNVSKDLESVSEPQFPFKKISQKKSRNPLKIAILCVVGILVLVIALVFAAGTETPDVDETGNMILKNSRSLDMDYEETVPANVGHQDSAPVHDLLNDLPTPSKE from the coding sequence ATGAGTTCTCCCGAAAGAGCCTCGCTGTTAAGTTCTGCCAGGAACTGTATTCGCCTGCATCAGGGAGGCGAAGCCGACGTATACCTACTTTGCCTGGACAACGGTGAACGACTTATCTTGAAGTGGTATCACCAGGCTTTCAATACAGAACTGGTAGAGAACGTCCTGAGAATCAAGGACGATGGAATCTGCAGGATCCGAGAAGTCGGTATTTATGAAAACACTCCATACCAGCTGTATGATTTCGTGGAAGGAGTGTCTTCCGATTGCTTAACGGACATGCCGGTAACTGTCGCTCTGTACGCCTTGCGTCAGGTAGTTTCCTCCTTGCAGAAGGCGAGCAAGGCGGGCGTATCTCACGGGGATTTAAATCCCGCCAACGTGATTTTTACAGCCAACCAGAAGGACGGTTCCCAGTTTCAGACGGTTTTGATCGACTGGGGGATTGCAGGCCCAGGCGCTCTAGCTTACGCCGCCCCCGAAAGATTCCAGGGTAAGGCTCCCGACGAAAAGAGCGACCTCTTCAGTTTGGGAATGCTGTTGTTCCGCTGGATCACCGGCGAAAACCTGGTGGAAGCCTCCAGCTTCGATGGATTCGCCGCGGACAACTCCACGCTGGATCCCGCAAAGATTTCCGAAAAACTATTCCTATCGGGAAAAGTCTCCCCGGAAGTCATTTCCGCGTTGGATCCCATCTGGACTGCTACCCTCCAGAATTCTCCCGAGGATCGGGCCTACGATTTTGACGAACTGGATGAAATTCTGGAAATCGCCCTTGATGAAATTGGCGGGGGAGAGGTTGCTCTCTCCGGCGGTATTAACAAATACCTGGGTATTCTCGTCCCGATGATTGGAAAAGTGGGGCAAAATGTCTCAAAGGACCTGGAAAGTGTCTCGGAACCTCAGTTCCCCTTCAAAAAAATATCTCAAAAAAAGAGCCGAAATCCCTTAAAAATTGCAATTTTATGTGTTGTAGGGATTTTGGTTTTGGTAATCGCGCTTGTCTTTGCTGCTGGAACGGAAACTCCCGATGTAGACGAAACTGGCAATATGATTCTGAAAAATTCCAGAAGTCTGGATATGGACTACGAGGAAACGGTTCCTGCGAATGTAGGCCATCAGGATAGTGCCCCAGTTCACGATCTGCTTAATGATTTGCCAACACCGTCAAAGGAGTGA
- a CDS encoding tetratricopeptide repeat protein has protein sequence MKSVWNALFLCMAFCLCACVDEDVSRGNVALRIGDYDRAISNYSKALDQDPGHRDARYGLALAYYAVAENHEKLKSPTLEFWERAVQEFEILARVDESGSFNGNYSNSLFYLARATLSKNGRTDVVPLLDRSIQLDSLNFFSMNLKALLLDHRGQTEDARKIFVYILAKEPKFSSAYVNLGNTYWNEGDVESAWDIWSMGHEALPEDRVLAHWTQVAEDSLKVLVQSGKL, from the coding sequence ATGAAGAGTGTATGGAATGCTCTGTTTCTTTGCATGGCCTTTTGCCTATGTGCCTGTGTTGACGAAGACGTCAGCAGAGGTAATGTGGCATTGCGCATCGGGGATTACGATCGAGCTATTTCCAACTACTCCAAGGCTTTAGACCAGGATCCTGGCCATAGGGATGCTCGCTACGGACTTGCTCTTGCCTATTATGCGGTGGCGGAAAATCATGAAAAGTTAAAAAGCCCCACTTTGGAATTCTGGGAACGTGCCGTTCAGGAATTTGAAATTCTCGCCCGAGTGGACGAAAGCGGTTCCTTTAATGGCAACTATTCCAACAGCTTGTTTTATTTAGCCCGCGCCACCCTGTCAAAGAATGGTCGCACCGATGTCGTCCCCTTGTTGGATCGTTCTATCCAGCTGGATAGCCTGAATTTCTTTAGCATGAACTTGAAAGCCCTTCTGCTGGACCATCGCGGACAGACGGAAGATGCTCGGAAAATCTTTGTCTATATCCTGGCCAAGGAACCGAAATTCTCCTCGGCATACGTGAACCTGGGAAACACCTATTGGAACGAAGGGGATGTGGAATCCGCTTGGGACATTTGGTCCATGGGCCACGAAGCCTTGCCCGAAGATCGGGTTCTTGCTCACTGGACCCAGGTGGCAGAAGATTCTCTGAAAGTCTTGGTCCAGTCGGGTAAGCTATGA
- a CDS encoding DEAD/DEAH box helicase translates to MNFGNYGTTWWGKKWLESLLSAVDPKVISTALRYAQKGQLTKLDVMDNKIMSEVLGPAGGTHSNYLVFPKFESEKSDLFVSLLKQQPSDLLALSNGAMNPSIELLLDKSGLSLFHGIESVNQNCDCKDPLPCKYVVTTLLKLSEKIDENPFQIFKIHGLDIEYLKDYKPEQIEIEVPKESALVRCKTPVVNSNLNVPQRTPELDFEHWNDYSRILPAMLQNFPKFCPTGNFRKSFADELERCRQFYLEFKDFDEFSDNFKVYNANTFLVEGDILWAVHKRNWNWTIVQGDKNGNPQSELPIRSAMGALCTLSAGNFSWHHQNVRYLQRLMMAAFYMIRTGAVYPQVFWLGQETAQMRWLPAEMLPDVLAIVSDLEKQAPKNIVQSAREEEFLEVLNPAEHILSLFIGQLLNFFRKYHPATKRSPHENLLAFFFDCKSGRLANNARTIPSKIQQWFSVYSTLDFKTPLLFSCSDSGDEIALEIFVLENNGRTPLSKLFQENDARLLSVISILNGIGETLKPMSAYIEAKAERPILMHGSDLLDFLQDSLKKLEIFGIKTELPQSLLHIEKPKALMRLQGSISFGAFNAEDLLDFDWEVALGDDKISAEEFLELAEQADGLLKYKDTFVQVGPDVIEDLKKKLENKNLQDEDLQLFNEKPETAGEGNAENPDGSEGESAEEVDPSIAKQQVSREAMVQQAKLIQACLTGQCDNIPVELNDDVRKQVENWRSESEVELPQELNATLRPYQHRGYSWMYKNLQMGFGCILADDMGMGKTLQVITFLLKMKQEGKFETSKGLVVMPAGLLCNWQVEIKKFAPQLDFFAYHGGSRKLEKFDADLLLTTYATFRKDYKKLKDLKWQAIVIDEAQNIKNADSDQSKLLRSMEAPIKIAMSGTPVENRLMEFWTIMDFANRGLFPSAAEFRNRFEIPIQKNNDIHQAEVFKTITAPFMLRRLKTDKNVISDLPDKIIQDEYAELTRSQAALYQKTLQKFMEQLEEEQMLSEIAKDSKALFKRKGIILQMILALKQICNHPATFLKGLPTDDAENSAAKNTAESGKMEMLIDLLESIQETGEKTLIFTQFAEMGHLLETSIQEKLNLRCHFYHGGCTQTQRSTMIEDFQQNPDCKVLILSLKAGGTGLNLTAASQVIHYDLWWNPAIEAQATDRAFRIGQTKNVQVHRFITKGTFEEKINALLESKKAIANMTVSAGETWLTDMDDKQLTEVFSLDNKML, encoded by the coding sequence ATGAATTTTGGAAACTACGGTACTACCTGGTGGGGGAAAAAATGGCTGGAAAGTCTGCTGTCTGCAGTGGACCCCAAGGTCATATCCACCGCCCTGCGTTACGCCCAGAAAGGTCAACTGACCAAGCTCGACGTCATGGACAACAAGATCATGTCCGAAGTGTTGGGACCTGCCGGCGGAACCCACTCCAACTACCTGGTTTTCCCCAAGTTTGAAAGCGAAAAATCCGACCTTTTCGTAAGCCTCCTGAAGCAGCAGCCCTCTGACCTGCTGGCCCTTTCCAATGGAGCCATGAACCCGTCCATCGAACTCCTGCTGGACAAGAGTGGCCTGAGCCTGTTCCATGGCATCGAAAGCGTCAACCAGAATTGCGACTGTAAGGATCCCCTCCCCTGCAAGTACGTCGTTACCACCCTGCTGAAGCTTTCAGAAAAGATTGACGAGAATCCGTTCCAGATTTTTAAGATTCACGGTCTGGACATCGAGTACCTGAAGGACTATAAGCCGGAACAGATCGAGATTGAAGTTCCCAAGGAAAGCGCCTTGGTAAGGTGCAAGACGCCCGTGGTGAACAGCAACCTGAATGTTCCCCAGCGGACACCGGAGCTTGATTTCGAACACTGGAACGATTATTCCAGAATTTTACCCGCCATGTTGCAGAACTTCCCTAAGTTTTGCCCCACGGGAAACTTCCGCAAGAGTTTTGCCGACGAACTGGAACGCTGCCGTCAGTTCTATCTGGAATTCAAGGACTTTGACGAATTCTCCGACAACTTCAAGGTCTATAATGCCAATACCTTCCTAGTGGAAGGAGATATCCTGTGGGCCGTCCATAAGCGCAACTGGAACTGGACCATCGTTCAAGGCGATAAGAACGGCAATCCACAAAGCGAGCTGCCCATCCGCAGTGCCATGGGCGCCCTCTGTACCTTAAGTGCGGGGAACTTCTCCTGGCACCATCAGAACGTCCGCTACCTGCAGCGCCTCATGATGGCGGCCTTCTACATGATCCGCACCGGAGCCGTATATCCCCAGGTGTTCTGGCTTGGGCAGGAAACTGCACAAATGCGCTGGCTCCCGGCGGAGATGCTGCCGGATGTTCTGGCCATCGTTTCTGACTTGGAAAAGCAGGCTCCCAAGAATATTGTGCAGTCCGCTCGTGAAGAAGAATTCCTGGAAGTGCTGAATCCGGCAGAACACATTCTGTCCCTCTTTATCGGCCAGCTGTTGAACTTCTTCCGTAAGTATCATCCCGCCACAAAGCGTTCTCCCCACGAGAACTTGCTGGCCTTCTTCTTTGACTGCAAATCCGGACGTTTGGCCAACAATGCACGGACCATTCCTAGCAAGATCCAGCAATGGTTTTCCGTCTACAGCACCTTGGATTTCAAGACACCCCTGCTGTTCTCCTGCTCCGACTCCGGTGACGAAATTGCCCTGGAAATTTTTGTTCTGGAAAACAATGGACGGACTCCCCTGTCCAAGCTTTTCCAGGAAAATGACGCCCGTCTCCTTTCCGTCATTAGCATACTGAACGGAATCGGCGAGACGCTTAAGCCCATGAGCGCCTATATCGAGGCCAAGGCGGAACGTCCCATTCTGATGCACGGAAGCGACCTGCTGGACTTTTTGCAGGACAGCCTGAAGAAGTTGGAAATCTTCGGCATCAAGACGGAACTGCCCCAGTCCCTGCTGCATATTGAAAAACCCAAGGCCTTGATGCGCCTGCAGGGTTCCATCAGTTTCGGCGCCTTCAATGCGGAAGACCTGCTGGACTTTGACTGGGAAGTGGCTCTAGGCGACGACAAGATTTCTGCGGAAGAATTCCTGGAATTGGCGGAACAGGCCGACGGCCTCTTGAAGTACAAGGACACCTTTGTCCAGGTCGGTCCCGATGTGATTGAGGACCTGAAGAAAAAACTGGAGAATAAGAATCTGCAGGATGAAGACCTCCAGTTATTCAACGAGAAGCCCGAAACCGCAGGCGAAGGCAATGCAGAAAATCCGGATGGTTCCGAAGGTGAATCTGCGGAGGAAGTGGATCCTAGCATCGCCAAGCAGCAGGTATCCCGCGAGGCCATGGTTCAGCAGGCAAAGCTCATCCAGGCTTGCCTCACGGGACAGTGCGACAATATTCCCGTGGAGCTGAATGACGACGTGCGAAAGCAGGTGGAAAACTGGCGTAGCGAATCGGAAGTGGAGCTGCCCCAGGAATTGAACGCCACCCTCCGTCCCTATCAGCATCGCGGCTACTCCTGGATGTATAAGAACCTGCAGATGGGCTTTGGATGTATCCTTGCCGACGATATGGGCATGGGCAAGACATTGCAGGTCATTACCTTCCTTTTAAAGATGAAGCAGGAAGGAAAGTTTGAAACCAGCAAGGGTCTGGTGGTCATGCCCGCAGGCTTGCTGTGTAACTGGCAGGTGGAAATCAAGAAATTCGCTCCCCAGCTGGATTTCTTCGCCTATCACGGCGGCTCCCGCAAGCTGGAAAAGTTTGACGCAGATTTGCTGCTGACCACTTACGCCACCTTCCGTAAGGACTACAAGAAGCTGAAAGATCTGAAGTGGCAGGCCATTGTCATTGACGAAGCCCAGAACATCAAGAACGCCGATAGCGATCAAAGCAAGCTGTTGCGTTCCATGGAAGCACCCATCAAGATCGCCATGAGCGGTACTCCGGTGGAAAACCGCCTCATGGAATTCTGGACCATCATGGACTTCGCCAACCGCGGGCTATTCCCCAGCGCAGCGGAATTCAGAAACAGATTCGAAATTCCTATCCAGAAGAACAACGACATCCACCAGGCGGAAGTTTTCAAGACCATTACCGCCCCCTTCATGCTGCGCCGCCTCAAGACGGACAAGAACGTCATTAGCGATTTGCCCGACAAGATCATTCAGGACGAGTACGCCGAACTGACCCGCTCCCAGGCGGCTCTGTACCAGAAGACCCTCCAGAAGTTTATGGAACAGCTGGAAGAAGAACAAATGCTCAGTGAAATCGCCAAGGATTCCAAGGCACTGTTCAAGCGCAAGGGAATTATCCTCCAGATGATTCTAGCCCTCAAGCAAATCTGTAACCATCCCGCTACCTTCCTGAAGGGGCTGCCTACAGATGATGCAGAAAATTCTGCAGCAAAGAACACTGCGGAATCCGGCAAGATGGAAATGCTCATAGACCTGCTGGAATCCATCCAGGAAACCGGCGAGAAAACTTTGATCTTTACCCAGTTCGCCGAAATGGGTCACCTGCTGGAAACTTCCATCCAGGAAAAGCTGAATCTCCGTTGCCATTTCTATCACGGTGGCTGCACCCAGACACAGCGCTCCACCATGATCGAGGACTTCCAGCAGAATCCGGATTGCAAGGTGCTGATTCTGTCCCTGAAGGCTGGTGGTACAGGCTTAAATCTGACCGCAGCTTCCCAGGTCATTCATTATGACTTGTGGTGGAATCCCGCCATTGAAGCCCAGGCTACCGACCGCGCCTTCCGTATTGGCCAGACCAAGAACGTCCAGGTCCATCGCTTTATAACCAAGGGTACCTTCGAGGAAAAAATCAATGCCCTCCTGGAATCCAAGAAGGCAATTGCAAATATGACCGTCAGCGCCGGCGAAACCTGGCTTACGGATATGGATGACAAGCAGTTGACAGAGGTCTTCTCTCTGGACAACAAAATGCTTTAA